The following are encoded in a window of Methylocystis rosea genomic DNA:
- a CDS encoding DUF2946 family protein, translating into MRADSRAQDFMRRNWLTVLLFALALTVQAFAPAAAQVASRMGAGDAVSEFCFTDVASSDRSQAPGHAKGHRDVCLFCQNHCDGVAPLAARVIHLGKAPVQWTALDWTVADCALPTRLQDYSRQARAPPANS; encoded by the coding sequence ATGCGCGCCGATTCCAGGGCTCAAGACTTTATGCGTCGTAACTGGCTGACAGTTCTGCTGTTCGCGCTCGCGCTGACCGTTCAGGCCTTCGCGCCTGCCGCGGCGCAGGTCGCGTCGCGGATGGGCGCGGGCGACGCCGTCAGCGAATTTTGCTTTACCGACGTCGCCTCGAGCGATCGATCGCAGGCTCCGGGCCACGCAAAGGGCCACCGGGACGTCTGTCTGTTTTGTCAAAACCATTGCGATGGCGTTGCGCCGCTTGCCGCGCGCGTCATTCATCTCGGCAAGGCGCCCGTCCAATGGACAGCGCTTGATTGGACGGTGGCGGACTGCGCCCTGCCGACCCGCCTGCAGGATTATTCAAGACAGGCGCGAGCGCCTCCCGCCAACTCCTGA
- a CDS encoding O-succinylhomoserine sulfhydrylase, with translation MSADAPPRRPLKPATQLVHGGTQRSSFGELSEALYLTQSFAYPTMEAAEARFKGDEPGFIYSRFSNPTVAMFEQRMCLLEGTEAARATASGMAAVTASLLAQLKAGDHVVSARALFGSCLYVVEDLLPRLGIASTLVDGVDLEQWKAAVRPETKLFFLESPTNPGLEVYDLKAIADIAHEAGAKLVVDNVFATPLLQKPFDFGADVVVYSATKHIDGQGRCLGGVILASQALIEESVHNFLRQTGPAMSPFNAWVMLKGLETLPLRVAQQTASAAKIADFLAEEKAVGRVLYPFRADHPQADLARRQMSGGGTLVSFSMAGGKAAAFRLANALEVVKISNNLGDAKSLITHPATTTHQRLTPEARASLGIGDGLLRLSVGLEDADDLVDDLARGLWAAARA, from the coding sequence ATGTCCGCCGACGCCCCGCCCCGCAGGCCGCTCAAACCCGCGACGCAACTCGTGCATGGCGGGACGCAGCGCTCTTCCTTCGGAGAATTGTCGGAGGCCCTCTACCTCACGCAGAGCTTCGCCTATCCGACGATGGAGGCGGCCGAGGCGCGCTTTAAAGGCGACGAGCCGGGCTTCATCTATTCGCGCTTTTCCAACCCGACCGTGGCGATGTTCGAGCAGCGCATGTGCCTTCTGGAGGGTACGGAAGCGGCCCGCGCCACGGCGAGCGGCATGGCGGCGGTGACTGCGAGCCTGCTCGCGCAGCTCAAAGCGGGCGACCATGTGGTTTCGGCGCGCGCGCTGTTCGGCTCCTGCCTCTATGTCGTCGAGGACCTCCTGCCGCGATTGGGAATCGCTTCGACGCTCGTCGACGGCGTCGACCTCGAACAATGGAAGGCGGCCGTCCGGCCTGAGACGAAGCTCTTCTTCCTGGAAAGCCCGACCAATCCCGGGCTGGAGGTCTATGACCTCAAGGCGATCGCCGACATTGCGCATGAGGCCGGCGCGAAGCTCGTGGTCGACAACGTCTTCGCCACGCCGCTCTTGCAAAAGCCCTTCGATTTCGGCGCCGACGTCGTCGTCTATTCCGCGACCAAGCACATCGATGGGCAGGGCCGATGTCTTGGCGGGGTGATTTTGGCCTCGCAGGCGCTGATCGAAGAGAGCGTCCACAATTTCCTGCGCCAGACCGGTCCGGCGATGTCGCCGTTCAACGCCTGGGTGATGCTGAAGGGCCTCGAGACCTTGCCGCTGCGCGTCGCGCAGCAGACCGCGAGCGCGGCCAAAATCGCCGACTTTCTGGCCGAAGAGAAGGCCGTCGGCCGCGTGCTTTATCCGTTCCGCGCCGATCACCCGCAGGCCGATCTGGCGCGACGTCAGATGTCGGGCGGCGGCACGCTGGTGAGCTTTAGTATGGCGGGCGGCAAGGCTGCGGCGTTCAGACTCGCCAATGCGCTGGAAGTGGTCAAGATTTCGAACAATCTCGGCGACGCTAAGAGCCTCATCACCCACCCGGCGACGACGACCCATCAGCGGCTGACGCCGGAAGCGCGCGCGTCTCTCGGCATCGGCGACGGGCTGCTGCGCCTGTCGGTCGGCCTCGAGGACGCCGACGACCTCGTCGACGATCTCGCGCGCGGGCTGTGGGCCGCCGCGCGCGCCTGA